A part of Desulfobacter sp. genomic DNA contains:
- a CDS encoding methylenetetrahydrofolate reductase — protein MNENGTASSRLARVLRSGQMAVTSECGPPRGSDPSAIREKGRLIKDYVDAVNVTDNQTAMTRMCSLAACIHLKQEGIEPVLQMVTRDRNRVALQSDILGAASFNIPNMLCLSGDHQSFGDCPQGQNVHDLDSMQLVQTACHMRDEGKFLGGDEIKRPPAIFVGAAANPFADPFEIRIPRLAKKIACGAQFIQTQCIYNIDKFKEWMRRACDRGLSEKAFIMAGMTPMKSVGMAKYMKNKVPGMDVPDEIIRRLGSVDKKKQAQEGIEICIEHIQELAQVDGVAGFHIMAIEWEEKVPEIVERAGLFTRPVV, from the coding sequence ATGAATGAAAACGGGACAGCTTCAAGCAGACTTGCACGGGTACTGAGATCCGGACAGATGGCGGTGACATCGGAATGCGGCCCCCCCAGGGGCAGCGATCCGTCCGCCATCCGGGAGAAGGGCCGCCTGATCAAAGATTATGTGGATGCGGTAAACGTGACGGACAACCAGACCGCCATGACCCGGATGTGCTCCCTGGCGGCCTGCATCCATCTCAAACAGGAGGGCATTGAGCCGGTCCTCCAGATGGTCACCCGGGACCGGAACCGGGTGGCCCTGCAGAGCGATATCCTTGGGGCCGCATCATTTAACATCCCCAACATGCTCTGCCTGTCAGGCGACCACCAAAGCTTCGGGGACTGCCCCCAGGGCCAGAATGTCCACGACCTGGACTCCATGCAGCTGGTCCAGACCGCCTGCCACATGCGCGATGAGGGCAAATTTTTGGGCGGTGATGAAATCAAGCGCCCCCCGGCCATCTTCGTGGGCGCGGCCGCCAACCCCTTTGCCGATCCCTTTGAGATCCGCATCCCGCGGCTGGCCAAAAAAATCGCCTGCGGCGCCCAGTTCATCCAGACCCAGTGCATCTACAATATCGACAAGTTCAAGGAGTGGATGCGGCGGGCATGTGACCGGGGACTGAGCGAAAAGGCCTTCATCATGGCCGGCATGACCCCCATGAAATCCGTGGGCATGGCCAAGTACATGAAAAACAAGGTCCCGGGCATGGATGTACCCGACGAGATCATCCGCCGCCTGGGGTCCGTGGATAAAAAGAAGCAGGCCCAGGAGGGCATCGAGATCTGCATCGAGCATATCCAGGAACTTGCACAGGTGGACGGGGTGGCCGGTTTCCACATCATGGCCATTGAATGGGAGGAAAAGGTGCCCGAAATCGTGGAACGAGCCGGGCTTTTCACCCGGCCCGTTGTTTAA
- a CDS encoding methylenetetrahydrofolate reductase C-terminal domain-containing protein produces MIIARKKPVEEIITEIDPYDRILILGCNECVTVCEAGGKKEVEILASALTLHYQARGKAKTFGKATLERQCDREYLEEIRGRIHNYDAVLSLACGVGVQFAAETYTATPLLPGVDTVCLGANEERGLWTERCQACGSCVLARTGGICPVSRCAKRVMNGPCGGSANGKCELGPDTDCAWQLIIDRLKALGRLEDYEQVAPIKDWSTDRAGGPRTITREDIQL; encoded by the coding sequence ATGATCATTGCACGAAAAAAGCCCGTTGAGGAAATCATCACCGAAATCGATCCCTATGACCGGATTTTGATTCTCGGGTGCAACGAATGCGTCACCGTGTGCGAAGCCGGAGGTAAAAAGGAGGTGGAGATCCTGGCCTCGGCCCTGACCCTGCACTACCAGGCCCGGGGCAAGGCAAAAACCTTTGGCAAGGCCACCCTGGAACGGCAGTGCGACCGGGAGTATTTAGAGGAAATCAGGGGCCGCATCCATAATTACGATGCCGTACTTTCCCTTGCCTGCGGCGTGGGGGTCCAGTTCGCAGCGGAGACTTACACGGCCACCCCCCTGCTGCCCGGGGTGGACACGGTCTGCCTGGGCGCCAACGAAGAGCGGGGGCTGTGGACGGAACGGTGCCAGGCCTGCGGGTCATGTGTGCTGGCCAGAACCGGCGGCATCTGCCCGGTCTCCCGGTGCGCCAAACGGGTGATGAACGGTCCCTGCGGCGGATCCGCCAACGGCAAATGCGAGCTGGGGCCGGATACGGACTGCGCCTGGCAGCTCATCATCGACCGGCTTAAGGCTTTGGGAAGGCTGGAAGATTACGAGCAGGTCGCCCCCATCAAGGACTGGTCAACGGACAGGGCCGGCGGCCCCAGAACCATTACCCGGGAGGACATACAACTATGA
- a CDS encoding hydrogenase iron-sulfur subunit: protein MSEKFEPRIVGFCCKYCAYAAADLAGSMRLSYPSNIKIIQVPCTGRIDVIHVLRALEEGADGVMIAGCLEGECHFLEGNLKARSRIDRIKHLLKKIGMDPDRVEMFNLSSAMGPRFAEIASQMTEQIQALGPTPIPRSCTPASETAA, encoded by the coding sequence ATGTCAGAAAAATTTGAGCCCCGGATCGTCGGTTTCTGCTGTAAATACTGCGCCTACGCGGCCGCAGACCTGGCCGGTTCCATGCGGCTGTCCTATCCGTCCAATATCAAGATCATCCAGGTGCCCTGCACGGGGCGGATTGATGTCATCCACGTGCTCAGGGCCTTGGAGGAAGGCGCCGACGGGGTCATGATCGCCGGCTGCCTGGAAGGGGAATGCCATTTTCTGGAAGGGAACCTCAAGGCCCGGTCAAGGATTGACCGGATCAAACACCTGCTGAAAAAAATCGGCATGGACCCGGACCGGGTGGAGATGTTCAACCTATCCTCAGCCATGGGCCCCAGATTCGCAGAAATCGCATCACAAATGACCGAGCAGATACAGGCACTGGGCCCCACCCCCATCCCCCGTTCCTGCACTCCCGCGTCGGAAACCGCAGCCTGA
- a CDS encoding FAD-dependent oxidoreductase, with product MEKKNLAGSVMVIGSGIAGIQASLDLADSGFLVHLVEKQPQIGGAMAQLDKTFPTNDCAMCVISPKLVEAGRHLNIDLHTLSRVTAVDGEAGDFTVTLEKKARYVDPDKCTACGECAKACPVEVDNSFDQNLSKRKAIFKLYPQGMPGAFAVDKRSTAPCKATCPAHVSVQGFIALMNQGKFHEALQLFKSDHPFPGSCGRVCHHPCESVCTRGDADQPLAIQHLHRYLADLDLASDSPWLPDIRGNREEKIAVVGAGPAGLTAAWFLAQKGYGVTVFEKLPVKGGMMAVGIPEYRLPKAELEKEIDLIERLGVEIRTSVEFGKDITLESLKSDGYSALFMATGLHGARRLNVKGEDLEGVLMGTEFLRDAALGKARKISGRTLVIGGGNVAVDVALTARRLGAEEVTMVCLEKRDEMPAWDYEIEEALEEGVKIVNSLGPIRFHGDGGCVAAVDFQECTAVFDEEGRFNPRFDDCKLASHDADTVIVAIGQSPETEFADRERIALTRPGGYEADPITLQTPINWVFAGGDAFYGPKSVVDAVASGKRAAESIHRFVNGLDLKEGREKDWPFEKPDISEVTRIDRAAPRRLPAAEREDNFNEVTAGLNQEQVELEASRCLSCGICSECYQCVDACVAGAVDHFMQPRAEQIKVGALIAAPGFKPFDPAPHAPYNYAAHPNVVTSLEFERILSASGPFQGHLVRPSDHAEPKKIAWLQCTGSRDLNTCDNGYCSSVCCMYAVKQTVIAKEHSPGPLDTAVFFMDMRTFGKEFDKYYLRARNDHGVRFVRSRVHTVEEADESGNLLLRYVTEEGNLAQETFDMVVLSVGLVSGEENRSLAEALEIEVNPYGFAATADLSPIETTRPGIFTCGVFQGPKDIPQSVMEASAAAAAAAATLAPVRHTLTRTRELPPEIDVSGQAPRIGVFVCNCGINIGGIADVPAVREFARDLPNVVHVEDNLFTCSQDTQDKMKAVIKEHEINRVVVASCSPRTHEPLFQETIREAGLNKYLFEMANIRDQNTWVHMNNPDLATQKAKELVSMAVAKANWIEPLYQTPLDVVRALLVVGGGAAGMEAALSAANQGFEVFLVEREDHLGGVARHLLTTASGEAVPPYLDSLIQRVRSHAKIHAHLNVEVVETSGIMGNFSTRILVAGPDKKAASVTLSHGATVLATGGHEYQPEEYLYGGHPRVFTHLDLNRELADPESGIFKARAMVFIQCVGSRNEKRPYCSKICCTNTMVKALKLKAANPEMAVFVLYRDIRTYGTREALYTRARQAGVIFIRYDEDNPPKVTQSQDGGIEVAVEDKILGREILLEPDALVLAAAVIPNENKELFDLFKVPINADGFLNEAHAKLRPVDFASEGIFLAGLAHYPKSLDESSAQGNAAASRAATVLSKDHILVGGVVAENSDPDKCARCLVCVRSCPYGVPRVVNGAAMIEPALCHGCGVCAAECPAKIITLNHFTDTQINEKAKALFA from the coding sequence ATGGAAAAAAAGAATCTTGCGGGTTCTGTTATGGTTATCGGCTCGGGGATCGCCGGCATCCAGGCCTCTCTGGATCTGGCCGATTCCGGATTTTTAGTCCACCTGGTTGAAAAACAGCCCCAGATCGGCGGGGCCATGGCCCAGCTGGACAAAACCTTTCCCACCAACGACTGCGCCATGTGCGTCATCTCACCCAAGCTGGTGGAGGCCGGGCGCCACTTAAACATTGATCTTCATACCCTCTCCCGGGTCACCGCCGTGGACGGGGAGGCAGGGGATTTCACCGTCACCCTTGAAAAAAAGGCCCGGTACGTGGATCCGGACAAATGCACGGCCTGCGGGGAATGCGCCAAGGCCTGCCCGGTGGAGGTGGACAACAGCTTTGACCAGAATCTTTCCAAGCGCAAGGCCATCTTCAAGCTCTATCCCCAGGGCATGCCCGGCGCCTTTGCCGTGGACAAACGGTCCACGGCCCCCTGCAAGGCCACCTGCCCGGCCCATGTATCCGTCCAGGGGTTCATCGCCCTGATGAACCAGGGCAAATTCCATGAGGCCCTCCAACTCTTTAAATCCGACCATCCCTTCCCGGGCTCATGCGGGCGCGTCTGCCATCATCCCTGTGAGTCTGTCTGTACCAGGGGCGATGCAGACCAGCCCCTGGCCATCCAACACCTTCACCGCTACCTGGCCGACCTGGATCTGGCTTCGGACTCCCCCTGGCTTCCCGACATCCGGGGCAACCGGGAGGAAAAAATCGCCGTGGTCGGGGCGGGTCCGGCCGGCCTCACCGCGGCCTGGTTCCTGGCCCAGAAAGGATACGGGGTCACGGTCTTTGAAAAACTGCCCGTAAAGGGAGGCATGATGGCCGTGGGCATCCCCGAGTACCGGCTGCCCAAGGCCGAACTTGAAAAAGAGATCGACCTCATCGAACGCCTGGGCGTTGAGATCAGGACCAGCGTTGAATTCGGGAAAGACATCACCCTGGAAAGCCTGAAATCCGACGGTTATTCGGCCCTGTTTATGGCCACGGGGCTCCACGGGGCCCGCCGCCTCAACGTCAAGGGCGAAGACCTTGAGGGGGTGCTCATGGGGACAGAATTCTTAAGGGACGCCGCCCTGGGCAAGGCCCGGAAAATTTCCGGCAGGACACTTGTCATCGGCGGCGGCAACGTGGCCGTTGACGTGGCCCTCACCGCCCGTCGCCTGGGGGCAGAAGAGGTGACCATGGTCTGCCTGGAAAAACGGGATGAAATGCCGGCCTGGGATTATGAAATCGAGGAAGCCCTGGAGGAAGGGGTGAAGATCGTCAACTCCCTGGGTCCCATCCGCTTCCACGGCGACGGCGGCTGTGTGGCCGCGGTGGACTTCCAGGAATGTACGGCCGTGTTTGACGAAGAGGGCCGGTTCAATCCCCGGTTTGACGACTGCAAGCTCGCCTCCCACGACGCCGATACCGTGATCGTTGCCATCGGCCAGTCCCCTGAGACCGAATTTGCCGACAGGGAACGGATTGCCCTGACCCGCCCCGGCGGTTACGAGGCCGATCCAATAACACTTCAGACCCCCATCAACTGGGTATTTGCAGGGGGAGACGCCTTTTACGGCCCCAAATCCGTGGTGGATGCCGTGGCCTCAGGGAAACGGGCAGCCGAATCCATCCACCGCTTTGTCAACGGGCTGGATTTAAAAGAAGGACGGGAAAAAGACTGGCCCTTTGAAAAGCCGGATATCAGCGAGGTGACCAGGATTGACCGGGCGGCCCCCCGGCGGCTGCCGGCCGCGGAACGGGAGGACAATTTCAATGAAGTGACGGCGGGACTGAACCAGGAACAGGTGGAACTGGAAGCGTCCCGGTGCCTGTCCTGCGGGATCTGCTCGGAATGCTACCAATGCGTGGACGCCTGCGTGGCCGGGGCCGTGGACCATTTCATGCAGCCCCGGGCAGAGCAGATCAAGGTGGGCGCCCTCATCGCCGCCCCGGGGTTTAAGCCCTTTGACCCCGCCCCCCATGCGCCCTATAATTATGCCGCCCATCCCAATGTGGTGACCAGCCTTGAGTTCGAGCGGATCCTGTCGGCCTCGGGCCCCTTCCAGGGCCATCTGGTCCGGCCCTCGGACCATGCCGAGCCCAAAAAAATCGCCTGGCTCCAATGCACGGGCTCAAGGGACCTCAACACCTGCGACAACGGGTACTGCTCCTCGGTCTGCTGCATGTATGCGGTGAAACAGACCGTGATCGCCAAGGAGCACAGCCCCGGGCCCCTGGACACCGCCGTCTTTTTCATGGACATGCGGACCTTTGGCAAAGAGTTCGATAAATATTACCTTCGGGCCAGGAACGACCACGGGGTCCGGTTTGTCAGATCCCGGGTCCATACGGTGGAAGAGGCGGATGAAAGCGGCAATCTGTTGCTCCGGTATGTCACCGAGGAGGGGAATCTTGCCCAGGAGACCTTTGACATGGTGGTCCTCTCCGTGGGCCTGGTGTCGGGTGAGGAGAACCGCAGCCTGGCCGAGGCCCTGGAAATTGAAGTCAACCCATACGGGTTTGCCGCCACAGCGGACCTCTCCCCCATAGAGACCACCCGGCCCGGCATATTTACCTGCGGGGTCTTCCAGGGGCCCAAGGATATTCCCCAGTCCGTCATGGAGGCATCGGCTGCGGCGGCCGCTGCCGCCGCCACCCTGGCCCCTGTCCGCCACACCCTGACCCGGACCCGGGAACTGCCCCCGGAAATCGACGTATCGGGCCAGGCCCCCAGGATCGGGGTCTTTGTCTGCAACTGCGGCATCAACATCGGGGGAATCGCCGATGTCCCGGCGGTACGGGAATTTGCAAGGGACCTGCCCAACGTGGTCCATGTGGAGGACAACCTTTTCACCTGCTCCCAGGACACCCAGGACAAGATGAAAGCGGTGATAAAGGAGCATGAGATCAACCGGGTGGTGGTGGCCTCCTGCTCTCCCCGGACCCACGAGCCCCTCTTCCAGGAGACCATCCGGGAGGCGGGGCTGAACAAATACCTCTTTGAAATGGCCAATATCCGGGACCAGAACACCTGGGTCCACATGAACAATCCCGACCTTGCCACCCAGAAGGCCAAGGAACTGGTCTCCATGGCCGTGGCCAAGGCCAACTGGATCGAACCCCTCTACCAGACGCCCCTTGACGTGGTGCGGGCCCTGCTGGTGGTGGGCGGAGGCGCCGCCGGCATGGAAGCGGCCCTCTCCGCTGCAAACCAGGGATTTGAGGTGTTCCTGGTGGAACGGGAGGACCACCTTGGCGGGGTGGCCCGCCACCTGCTGACCACAGCCAGCGGTGAAGCCGTACCGCCCTACCTTGACAGCCTCATCCAAAGGGTCCGGTCCCATGCAAAAATCCATGCCCACCTCAACGTAGAGGTGGTGGAAACCTCCGGCATCATGGGCAATTTCTCCACCAGGATCCTTGTGGCCGGCCCGGACAAGAAAGCCGCCTCGGTCACCCTCTCCCACGGCGCCACGGTCCTGGCCACGGGCGGCCATGAATACCAGCCCGAAGAATACCTCTACGGCGGCCACCCACGAGTATTCACCCACCTGGACCTGAACCGGGAACTGGCCGATCCTGAGTCCGGCATATTCAAGGCCAGGGCCATGGTCTTCATCCAGTGCGTGGGCTCAAGGAATGAAAAGCGGCCCTATTGCTCCAAGATCTGCTGCACCAACACCATGGTCAAGGCCCTGAAGCTCAAGGCGGCCAACCCGGAGATGGCCGTATTCGTGCTCTATCGGGATATCAGGACCTACGGCACAAGGGAGGCGCTTTATACCCGGGCCAGGCAGGCCGGGGTGATCTTCATCCGCTACGACGAGGACAATCCCCCAAAGGTGACCCAAAGCCAGGACGGCGGGATAGAGGTCGCGGTGGAGGACAAGATCCTGGGGCGGGAGATCCTGCTGGAACCCGACGCCCTGGTCCTGGCCGCAGCCGTCATTCCCAACGAAAACAAGGAACTATTCGATCTGTTCAAGGTGCCCATCAACGCCGACGGGTTCCTCAATGAGGCCCATGCCAAGCTGCGGCCCGTGGACTTTGCCTCGGAGGGGATCTTTCTGGCGGGACTGGCCCACTATCCCAAATCCCTGGACGAATCCTCAGCCCAGGGCAATGCCGCCGCTTCAAGGGCGGCCACGGTGCTCTCAAAGGATCACATCCTGGTGGGCGGGGTGGTGGCCGAAAACAGCGATCCGGACAAATGCGCCCGGTGCCTGGTCTGCGTGCGCTCCTGCCCCTACGGGGTGCCCAGGGTGGTAAACGGCGCCGCCATGATCGAACCGGCGCTCTGCCACGGCTGCGGGGTCTGCGCGGCCGAATGCCCGGCCAAGATCATCACATTGAACCATTTTACGGATACCCAGATAAACGAAAAGGCAAAGGCCCTGTTTGCCTGA
- a CDS encoding IscA/HesB family protein, producing MITVTPSAQEQVKAYFEGKEVEPVRIFINNGGCGGPSLAMALDQATENDAVFTHDGIDYIMDKKLLEQASPVEVDHTGMGFNLTSSLELGGGCGSCGSTGSCCGN from the coding sequence ATGATCACAGTAACACCATCAGCCCAGGAACAGGTGAAGGCCTATTTTGAAGGCAAGGAAGTCGAGCCGGTGAGGATTTTCATCAATAACGGCGGCTGCGGCGGCCCCAGCCTGGCCATGGCCCTGGACCAGGCCACGGAGAATGATGCGGTCTTCACCCACGACGGCATCGATTACATCATGGATAAAAAACTGCTGGAACAGGCCTCACCGGTTGAGGTGGACCATACCGGCATGGGCTTTAACCTGACGTCCAGCCTGGAACTGGGCGGGGGATGCGGGTCCTGCGGCAGCACAGGATCCTGCTGCGGCAATTAG
- a CDS encoding FAD/NAD(P)-binding protein — MKNPYKPYPVTIKNIRTETEDKSLKTFTFEFDSPGDEKAFDFNCGQFGMLSIQGVGEIPIGIASSPTEKPLVKFTVFKTGKVTGHLHNMKEGEVMGLRGPMGNGFPMDELEGKNILIVGGGFAFTTLRSTIEMMLQPENRSRFKNIDVVYGARTPGMLLYREELEAWEKRDDINVHITVDGTDDPDWAYHTGFVPAITEKCAPRADADSVAIVCGPPIMIKFTRPVLKELGYADEAILMSLENRMKCGIGMCGRCNIGRELVCHDGPVFTLAELNKTPGEF, encoded by the coding sequence ATGAAAAACCCCTATAAGCCCTATCCCGTGACCATCAAAAATATCCGGACGGAAACCGAGGACAAGAGCCTCAAGACCTTTACCTTTGAATTTGATTCCCCCGGGGACGAAAAGGCCTTCGACTTCAACTGCGGCCAGTTCGGCATGCTGTCCATCCAGGGCGTGGGCGAGATCCCCATCGGCATCGCCTCCTCCCCCACGGAAAAGCCCCTGGTGAAATTCACCGTTTTCAAAACGGGCAAGGTCACAGGCCACCTGCACAACATGAAGGAGGGTGAGGTCATGGGGCTAAGGGGCCCCATGGGCAACGGCTTTCCCATGGATGAGCTGGAAGGCAAAAACATCCTCATCGTGGGCGGCGGATTCGCCTTTACAACCCTGAGGTCCACCATCGAGATGATGCTCCAGCCCGAAAACCGCTCCCGGTTCAAAAACATCGACGTGGTGTACGGGGCCAGGACCCCGGGCATGCTGCTCTACCGGGAGGAGTTGGAGGCCTGGGAAAAACGCGACGACATCAACGTCCACATCACCGTGGACGGCACGGATGACCCGGACTGGGCCTACCATACCGGTTTTGTCCCGGCCATCACTGAAAAATGCGCGCCCAGGGCAGATGCCGACTCGGTGGCCATTGTCTGCGGCCCGCCCATCATGATCAAATTTACACGGCCGGTGCTCAAGGAGCTGGGATATGCCGACGAGGCCATCCTCATGAGCCTTGAAAACCGGATGAAATGCGGAATCGGCATGTGCGGCCGCTGCAATATCGGCCGGGAGCTGGTCTGCCACGACGGCCCGGTCTTTACCCTGGCGGAGCTGAATAAAACCCCAGGCGAATTTTAA
- a CDS encoding 4Fe-4S dicluster domain-containing protein: protein MNYIILKKQDLEAAMARAAKSYTLAGPVPDKSGNRQGHTFCCLAKDQCPDLEYTRTRLSPKALLFPQAEPMFHFKVPKKRDDGSVDAPFMEAGSFKESPIAVVGIRPYDAKAFDLLKLNFDSKDYKDPFFLRRYEQMVRIGLADTRPADTNFSTACGTGPFDETGLDILLADAGDAFIGKVITKKGKEFASAACFKPGGPEIKKQLTAMKKEAESLVDAAPSFGRILGADTLDLYEADHWEALSFSCINCGACTYACPTCWCFDIQDEVQGDEGVRLRLWDSCMTDLYSVHASGHNPRQEGYKRFRNRFMHKLKYFADKYDAGIMCVGCGRCIEGCPSGIDIRKVMAVMNETCGAKEVAS from the coding sequence ATGAATTATATCATACTCAAAAAACAGGATCTTGAGGCCGCCATGGCAAGGGCAGCAAAAAGCTACACCCTTGCCGGCCCGGTCCCTGACAAGTCCGGAAATCGTCAGGGCCATACCTTTTGCTGCCTGGCAAAAGACCAGTGCCCGGATCTTGAATATACCCGTACACGCCTCTCTCCCAAGGCCCTGCTCTTTCCCCAGGCCGAACCCATGTTCCACTTCAAGGTGCCCAAAAAAAGGGACGACGGCAGTGTGGACGCCCCCTTTATGGAGGCCGGTTCCTTTAAAGAATCCCCCATTGCCGTGGTGGGCATAAGGCCCTACGACGCCAAGGCCTTTGACCTGCTTAAACTCAACTTCGATTCCAAGGATTACAAGGACCCCTTTTTCCTTCGGCGGTACGAGCAGATGGTGAGGATCGGCCTTGCCGATACACGCCCTGCTGACACCAACTTCTCCACGGCCTGCGGCACCGGCCCCTTTGACGAAACCGGCCTGGATATCCTTCTGGCCGATGCAGGGGATGCCTTTATCGGAAAAGTCATCACCAAAAAGGGAAAGGAATTTGCCTCCGCCGCCTGCTTCAAGCCCGGCGGGCCGGAAATCAAAAAGCAGCTGACCGCCATGAAGAAAGAGGCCGAAAGCCTGGTGGACGCCGCCCCCTCCTTTGGCCGCATCCTCGGGGCGGACACCCTGGACCTCTACGAAGCCGATCATTGGGAGGCCCTTTCCTTTTCCTGCATCAACTGCGGGGCCTGCACCTATGCCTGCCCCACCTGCTGGTGCTTTGACATCCAGGACGAGGTACAGGGGGATGAGGGGGTGAGACTGCGCCTCTGGGATTCCTGCATGACCGACCTCTACTCGGTCCATGCCTCGGGCCACAATCCCCGCCAGGAAGGATACAAGCGGTTCCGGAACCGGTTCATGCACAAGCTCAAATACTTTGCCGACAAGTACGATGCCGGCATCATGTGCGTGGGCTGCGGCCGCTGTATTGAGGGGTGCCCCTCCGGCATCGATATCCGCAAGGTCATGGCGGTGATGAACGAGACCTGCGGCGCAAAGGAGGTGGCCTCATGA
- a CDS encoding 4Fe-4S dicluster domain-containing protein — protein MEMKIKRIAKDLLAKGKVDAIIGYRQGSLAHMTEPFLARTAQDAEQLVFNTNCRMNLAVYLTPELFKTHKKVAVTAKGCDSRNMVTQIQENRYSRDQVYIIGLPCTGMADKTKAAAGLTGEDTLQDNCRTCISRNPVISDIMAGKPVAELSLDESRFEDVAALEAMTPEAKEIHFKEMLSACTRCYACRNACPLCYCPTCFVDESRPQWVGKTVAPTDVMTYHLVRAFHDAGRCTDCGACEAACPMDIPVRTFTRKTIKDAKTAYGWETGMDLSLRPPLDRFDLKDPEDFIM, from the coding sequence ATGGAGATGAAAATCAAAAGAATCGCAAAGGATCTCCTGGCAAAGGGAAAGGTGGACGCAATCATCGGATACCGCCAGGGCAGCCTGGCCCATATGACCGAACCCTTCCTGGCCCGGACGGCCCAGGATGCCGAGCAACTGGTCTTCAACACCAACTGTCGGATGAACCTGGCCGTTTACCTCACCCCTGAACTGTTCAAAACCCATAAAAAAGTCGCGGTCACGGCCAAGGGCTGCGACAGCCGGAACATGGTCACCCAGATCCAGGAGAACAGGTACTCCCGGGATCAGGTATACATCATCGGGCTCCCCTGCACCGGCATGGCCGATAAGACCAAGGCCGCAGCAGGCCTTACCGGAGAGGATACCCTCCAGGACAACTGCCGCACCTGCATCAGCAGAAATCCGGTGATTTCGGATATAATGGCAGGGAAACCCGTGGCGGAACTTTCCCTGGACGAAAGCCGTTTTGAGGATGTCGCCGCCCTAGAGGCCATGACGCCCGAGGCAAAAGAGATCCATTTCAAGGAGATGCTCTCGGCCTGCACCCGGTGTTATGCCTGCAGGAATGCCTGTCCCCTCTGTTACTGCCCCACCTGTTTTGTGGACGAATCCAGGCCCCAGTGGGTGGGCAAGACCGTGGCCCCCACGGATGTCATGACCTACCACCTGGTACGGGCCTTCCACGACGCCGGCCGGTGCACCGACTGCGGGGCCTGCGAGGCGGCCTGTCCCATGGACATCCCGGTCCGCACCTTTACCCGGAAGACCATTAAGGATGCGAAAACAGCCTATGGCTGGGAGACGGGCATGGATCTTTCCCTGCGTCCGCCCCTGGACCGGTTCGACCTCAAGGACCCTGAAGACTTCATCATGTAA
- a CDS encoding hydrogenase iron-sulfur subunit, with protein sequence MNEFQPKIVTFLCNWCSYGAADLAGVSRFQYPPNMRIVRIPCSGRVSAKMIIHAIRNGADGVWISGCHPGDCHYIEGNYYARRKFFLLKELLEYTGLEPDRIQFSWISSAEGVKFADTANTVIEKVRALGPAKRLIKKLPEVA encoded by the coding sequence ATGAACGAATTCCAACCTAAAATCGTCACCTTCCTGTGCAACTGGTGCTCCTACGGGGCAGCGGACCTGGCCGGCGTCAGCCGCTTTCAGTACCCGCCCAATATGCGTATTGTCAGGATTCCCTGCTCGGGCAGGGTGTCCGCCAAAATGATCATCCATGCCATCCGCAACGGCGCCGACGGCGTCTGGATCTCCGGATGCCATCCCGGAGACTGCCATTATATAGAGGGCAACTACTACGCCCGCAGAAAATTTTTCCTGCTCAAGGAGCTTCTGGAATACACCGGCCTTGAGCCGGACCGGATCCAGTTCTCCTGGATTTCCTCCGCCGAGGGCGTCAAATTCGCTGACACGGCCAACACCGTCATCGAAAAAGTCAGAGCCCTGGGGCCGGCCAAACGGTTGATCAAAAAACTGCCGGAGGTGGCCTGA